A region of Aquarana catesbeiana isolate 2022-GZ linkage group LG08, ASM4218655v1, whole genome shotgun sequence DNA encodes the following proteins:
- the LOC141104831 gene encoding uncharacterized protein, translating to MSSNNLCISILVDGREMRKTSEDCLTLSPDCKVEDEDITQYSPGENPTTSNVHPAPHSVDGPSYSSYPEEPQTVRDGAGPSYSSYPEEPQTVRDGAGPSYSSYPEEPQTVRDGARPSYCSYPEEPQTVRDGAGPSYSSYPEEPQTVTDGAGPSYSSYPEEPQTVRDGAGPSYSSYPEEPQTVRDGAGPSYSSYPEEPQTVRDGAGPSYSSYPEEPQTVRDSAALPTHKRFSCTECGKCFSKKALLYRHQKSHTGEKSYSCSQCGKCFSQKSSLNSHQRLHTGEKPYSCPECGKCFSHQSSLNSHQRSHTGEKPYFCPNCGKSFSKISNFYTHQRCHTGEKPYSCPECGKCFSQKSSLYTHQSSHIGEKPHSCPECGKCFAQKSSLYTHLRSHTGEKPFSCPECGKCFSRTSTLYTHQRSHTGEKPHSCPDCDKCFAQKDHLYRHQRSHTGEKPYSCSECGKCFSQKSSLNTHQRSHTGEKPHSCPDCGKCFAQKDHLYRHQRSHTGEKLYSCPEYGNCQSQKSSVYNHLRLDKEENELSWSE from the coding sequence atgtctagtaataatctttgtatttctattttagtagatggacgggagatgaggaaaacctcagaggattgtctcactttgtctccagactgtaaagtagaagatgaggacatcacacagtatagtccaggagaaaacccgactacctcaaatgtccatccggcaccacacagtgtagatggaccatcgtattcctcttatcctgaggaacctcagactgtgcgggacggtgccggaccatcgtattcctcttatcctgaggaacctcagactgtgagggacggtgccggaccatcgtattcctcttatcctgaggaacctcagactgtgcgggacggtgccagaCCATCGTATtgctcttatcctgaggaacctcagactgtgagggacggtgccggaccatcatattcctcttatcctgaggaacctcagactgtgacggacggtgccggaccatcgtattcctcttatcctgaggaacctcagactgtgagggacggtgccggaccatcgtattcctcttatcctgaggaacctcagactgtgagggacggtgctggaccatcgtattcctcttatcctgaggaacctcagactgtgagggacggtgccggaccatcgtattcctcttatcctgaggaacctcagactgtgagggacagtgccgcCCTTCCAAcacataagaggttttcctgtactgagtgcgggaaatgtttttcaaagaaggcccttctttacagacatcagaaatctcacacgggtgagaagtcATATTCCTGTTCtcaatgcgggaaatgtttttcacagaagtccagtcttaactcacatcagagattgcacacgggtgagaagccgtattcctgccctgagtgcgggaaatgtttttcacaccaGTCCAGTCTTAActcacatcaaagatctcacactggGGAAAAGCCATATTTCTGTCCAAATTGCGGGAAAAGTTTTTCAAAGATTTCCAatttttacacacatcagagatgtcacacgggggagaagccgtattcctgtcctgagtgcggtaaatgtttttcacagaagtcctccCTTTACACACATCAGAGTTCACACATaggggagaagccacattcctgtcctgagtgcgggaaatgttttgcacagaAGTCCTCCCTTTACACACAtctgaggtctcacacgggggagaagccgttttcctgtcctgagtgcgggaaatgtttttctagAACGTCTAccctttacacacatcagagatctcacacaggggaaaagccacattcctgtcctgactGCGATAAATGTTTTGCACAGAAGgaccatctttacagacatcagagatctcacacgggggagaagccgtattcctgttctgagtgtgggaaatgtttttcacagaagtccagtcttaacacacatcagagatctcacacgggggagaagccacattcctgtcctgactGCGGTAAATGTTTTGCACAGAAGgaccatctttacagacatcagagatctcacacgggggagaagctgtattctTGTCCTGAGTACGGGAATTGTCAGTCACAGAAGTCCTCTGTTTACAACCATCTGAGATTGGACAAGGAGGAGAATGAACTTTCCTGGTCTGAGTGA